In Deltaproteobacteria bacterium, one DNA window encodes the following:
- a CDS encoding PAS domain S-box protein, whose product MELQNHGPSRAVIHRRLKVLMAARVLIVSLLLGASALIQAGSENTPIITPSSSLYLLIGLTYTLTIIYALVLRRTRNVYRFAYAQILFDTVFVTALVYLTGGIESLFPLAYIFSITSAGLLLSKRGTYMIAGVSGALYSATLGLQYYGLIRPSAGSGFFFYTGQDVFYRVFLYLLAFAVVAALVNHLGEELRLKGRELKQKQLDYEKLEAFHQNIIESLDSGLITTDRSGKVSFLNRTAYRILGIDRFSQVSSYLDDLLAVCPSTASGESTGWEKTARREEIGFKRPDGKYIHLGLSRSSLRDINGAVVGSILIFQDITRIKEMEEQIKRTDRMVSIGQMAAGLAHEIRNPLASMTGSIQVLKEDINLTEENVNLMNIVIRESERLNRLVTDFLLFAQPPRSELVPIILNHLVDETLQMLKNSPKFNGHISVSRVFSHQVRVLGDSNQLKQVFWNLLLNAVQEMKDGGLLLVKLEKEDGSAKLSVSDTGKGIERENLGKIFEPFFTTKESGTGLGLAIVHRIVETHGGRIRVKSEVGKGTTFSVFFPEIGRS is encoded by the coding sequence ATGGAGCTTCAGAACCACGGTCCTTCTCGGGCAGTCATCCACAGAAGGCTAAAAGTCCTGATGGCGGCAAGGGTCCTGATTGTCAGCCTTCTTCTAGGCGCTTCGGCCCTGATCCAGGCAGGCAGCGAAAATACTCCAATAATCACCCCTAGTAGTTCGCTCTACCTGCTCATCGGACTCACCTACACTTTGACGATCATCTATGCCCTAGTCCTCAGAAGGACGCGCAATGTCTATCGATTTGCCTATGCTCAGATCCTGTTTGACACCGTCTTTGTCACCGCCCTTGTCTACTTGACCGGTGGAATAGAGAGCCTCTTCCCCCTGGCTTACATCTTCTCAATCACCAGTGCCGGGCTCCTTCTTTCCAAACGGGGCACATACATGATCGCCGGTGTCAGCGGCGCTCTGTACAGCGCCACCCTGGGGTTGCAGTACTACGGCCTGATACGTCCCAGCGCGGGCTCGGGATTCTTCTTTTACACCGGCCAGGATGTTTTTTACCGCGTCTTCCTCTATCTGCTGGCTTTCGCGGTTGTAGCGGCCTTGGTCAACCACCTCGGAGAGGAGCTCAGACTCAAGGGCAGGGAGCTGAAGCAGAAACAACTCGACTATGAGAAGCTCGAGGCCTTCCATCAGAATATCATCGAGAGTCTCGACAGCGGCCTGATCACCACGGACCGGTCCGGAAAGGTCTCCTTTCTAAACAGGACTGCCTATCGGATTCTCGGGATAGACCGGTTCTCCCAGGTCTCTTCATACCTGGACGATCTCCTGGCCGTCTGCCCGTCCACGGCTTCCGGCGAATCGACAGGCTGGGAAAAGACCGCCAGGCGCGAAGAGATCGGCTTCAAGCGGCCCGACGGCAAGTACATCCACCTGGGCCTCTCCAGATCTTCCCTGAGAGACATAAACGGCGCCGTGGTGGGATCGATTCTGATATTTCAAGACATAACCCGAATCAAGGAGATGGAAGAGCAAATCAAGAGAACCGATCGCATGGTTTCCATCGGCCAGATGGCGGCAGGTCTCGCCCACGAGATCCGGAACCCTTTGGCCTCCATGACAGGATCAATCCAGGTTCTCAAGGAGGATATCAACCTTACCGAAGAGAACGTGAACCTTATGAATATTGTTATCCGTGAGTCAGAACGGCTCAACCGTCTGGTCACGGATTTTCTTCTCTTTGCACAGCCTCCGAGAAGCGAACTCGTCCCCATCATTCTCAACCATCTCGTTGACGAGACCCTGCAGATGCTGAAGAACTCTCCCAAGTTCAACGGGCATATCTCTGTCTCCCGAGTCTTCTCTCATCAGGTTCGCGTACTCGGGGATTCCAATCAACTGAAACAGGTCTTCTGGAACCTGTTGCTCAACGCCGTTCAGGAGATGAAAGACGGCGGCCTCCTCCTGGTAAAACTCGAGAAGGAGGACGGCAGCGCAAAGCTTTCCGTCTCCGACACGGGGAAGGGAATAGAGAGAGAGAATCTCGGTAAGATATTCGAGCCCTTTTTTACGACCAAAGAGTCCGGAACAGGTCTCGGTCTGGCCATCGTCCATCGAATAGTGGAGACCCACGGAGGCCGGATTCGGGTGAAAAGTGAAGTTGGAAAGGGAACGACTTTCTCCGTCTTTTTCCCCGAGATCGGCCGGAGCTGA